The nucleotide window CGGACCGGAAGCGCGGCCCGACCACGTTCCAGTGGATCTGTTTCGCCACCAGCGACAGATCCACCAGATCGACGAGCGCGCCTTGCAGCGCCTCGGACACGATCTTGAGATCGGCATCGGACAACGGGCTCTTCACGACGTACATCGACATCCTCCGGTCAGCAGCGCCCAACGGGCCAGCTCTCGCACCTCCACCATCGCCGCCCCGGACGATCCCGGCAAACGCGACAGAGCCCCACGACTCGCCCGGGTCCGCCCACACAAAAACCCCGGCCCGCTTCCCCGGGTCTCCCCGGGGAAGCCCCTGCCGGGGCTCTCGCACAGTTCTTCTCAGTTCACGGGCGTCAAGCGCGCGGGCGTCAGGCGGCGACGACGTCGACCGCTTCCGCAGGCGCCTTGATGGTCACCCGTTCCGGTGGCACACCGGCCACCGAGACGGAGTTCAGCCTCGGGCGTACCGGCGTGGGCACAGGTTCGGTGGCCGCTGCCGACCGGGCCAGCTCGGCGAGGGCGAGCTCATCGCTCACTTCCCGCATCAGTTCCGACATCCGTACGTCCAGCGCGTCGCAGATCGCGGAGAGCAGTTCCGAGGAAGCCTCTTTCTGCCCCCGCTCCACCTCGGAGAGATAGCCGAGCGAAACTCGGGCGGACGAGGAGACTTCGCGCAGAGTACGGCCCTGGCGCTGGCGCTGCCGACGCAGCACGTCACCAAGCAGGCGACGGAGCAGAATCATCGGTGGCTCCCTCCTCGGACCGCGTAGCCGCATCCTTCACGCCCCACCGTACCGCCTTGCGCCGCGGCCGTGCGGGGAGCGATGTCGTGTTCACTCAGGGCTGCAAACATCAAAACCCCCCGTTCTGTTCCGTATCCTGTGTCCGCTCATTCCCAGGGTGTTCGCCCACAAGCCGCTCCAGAAGCAGTGCGAGCACGCTCCGTACACTCTCCATACGGATTTCCGTCCGGGAGCCGTTCAACCGCAGCGCCGCCACTTTCCCGCCAAGAGCGCTTGCGTCCGTCGCCGCGCGGGGCCCGTCCACGGCGACGAAAACCGTGCCGACCGACTGCCCGTCCTGGGAATCAGGACCCGCGACCCCGGTGGTCGAAATCCCCCAGTCCGCGCCGAGCACCTTGCGTACACCGGCCGCCATCGCTGCCGCGACCTGCGGGTCCACCGCTCCACGCCGCTCCAGCAGGGCGGCGTCGACACCCAGCACGTCGCGCTTGAGATCGGTGGCGTACGCCGTCACGGAGCCGCGGAAGGCCTTGGAGGCTCCGGGGACCGCCGCCAGCTCCGCGGCCACCAGACCGCCGGTGAGCGACTCGGCGACCGCAAGGGTCTGCCCCTTCACCGTGAGTAGTCGCAGCACTTCGGCGGCCGTGGACGTCACGCCTGCGCCTCCCCGGCGGCGGCCCGCCGCGCGGCCAGTCCCTGGCGCCGCAGCACAATGGCCTGTCTTACGTAGTCGGCTCCGGTGACGACGGTCAGGGCGACCGCCACGGCCATCACCCAGAACCTCAGGGTCGCCAGCGGCCCCGTCAGCGCCAGGACGTACATCCCGACGGCCACGCCCTGCGTGAGGGTCTTCAGCTTGCCGCCGCGGCTGGCCGGGATCACGCCGTAGCGGATCACCAGGAAACGCAGCAAGGTGATCCCCAGCTCGCGCCCGAGGATCACCGCGGTCACCCACCAGGGCAGATCGCCGAGGTAGGAGAGACAGATCAGCGCCGCCCCCATGATCGCCTTGTCGGCGATGGGGTCGGCGATCTTCCCGAAGTCGGTGACGAGGTCGTACGTGCGGGCCAGATGCCCGTCGAAGATGTCCGTGATCATGGCGACGGCGAAGGCCGCCCAGGCCCAGGCCCGCCACACGGGGTCGTACCCGCCGTCGGCCAGCATCAGCGCCACGAA belongs to Streptomyces sp. V3I8 and includes:
- a CDS encoding helix-turn-helix domain-containing protein, whose product is MILLRRLLGDVLRRQRQRQGRTLREVSSSARVSLGYLSEVERGQKEASSELLSAICDALDVRMSELMREVSDELALAELARSAAATEPVPTPVRPRLNSVSVAGVPPERVTIKAPAEAVDVVAA
- a CDS encoding CinA family protein translates to MTSTAAEVLRLLTVKGQTLAVAESLTGGLVAAELAAVPGASKAFRGSVTAYATDLKRDVLGVDAALLERRGAVDPQVAAAMAAGVRKVLGADWGISTTGVAGPDSQDGQSVGTVFVAVDGPRAATDASALGGKVAALRLNGSRTEIRMESVRSVLALLLERLVGEHPGNERTQDTEQNGGF
- the pgsA gene encoding CDP-diacylglycerol--glycerol-3-phosphate 3-phosphatidyltransferase, which codes for MTGVPASAAGGPGAPSPRGTAGTAGTAPVGTGSGSTQTGPVGTGPVGTGPAQTAPAGTGASAPGVPGTGIPDAVTSGAGTSGAKVSGVQAPGGGASGGGAPGGGASGGQAPKTPLGGTKLGAAAVNQASLWNVANLLTMLRLVLVPGFVALMLADGGYDPVWRAWAWAAFAVAMITDIFDGHLARTYDLVTDFGKIADPIADKAIMGAALICLSYLGDLPWWVTAVILGRELGITLLRFLVIRYGVIPASRGGKLKTLTQGVAVGMYVLALTGPLATLRFWVMAVAVALTVVTGADYVRQAIVLRRQGLAARRAAAGEAQA